Proteins found in one Thunnus maccoyii chromosome 5, fThuMac1.1, whole genome shotgun sequence genomic segment:
- the LOC121897353 gene encoding interaptin-like — protein MSQDNSNAPQSSLGVSEESCRLYVSEEAAKQDTQEHLRQVQQLEIRCRSSQVQNTNFQSKVREFELKLKKVKEVETDIAHTSQNVIQHPLKTKSSLRTAVKLLQVNEEKNKLQAELTRVSKLLSKDEGVRDKNDPYVRKLEEENSSLREQNENMTAELAHLESLREKQRPENKSLSSEVHGLKENEEICTAEVAHLESLQEKEQAEINNLTAEECDVTLRLADVESQRDKQQAEFEKLRSALHDCHEKEDFLSKQNESTAAELAQVESLNQKQSEEIKNLRAKLEDSQDKEKLLKEQNENLITEMAKLESVSKTNQTEIQTQQENEKILNETLTAEVARLESLREKEQEEINNLRAAECELTQKLANVESVNQKQSEEIKNLKTKLVDSQDNEKHLNEQNENLTAEKVQLDSVNKTKQAEIQTLNVDVHDLKENVKILHEKTETLTAEVTHLESRLEKKQAEICNLKAVERNLQCQLEDAQEVKDDLTQKLANVESQRDKKQAEIEKLRSALLDGQEKEDFSNKQSENTASELARVESVNQKQREEIKNLRTKLQGSQDNEKHLNEQNENLIAEKAHFDSMNQTKQAEIQKLKENVKILNEKKETLTAEVAHLKSLQEEDQAEIYSLRAVERDLLCQVKEAQRDKDDLSQKLACVASQRDKQQAEIERLRSALHDCQEKDDFFNKQNESTAAELAQVKSVNQKQSEEIRNLKTKLEDSQDNEKLLKEQNENLIAVMAQLESVSKTNQTEIQTQEENEKILNETLNAEVVYHESLQEREQVEINNLRAAERELTQKLADVESQRDKQQAEIEKLRSALHDCQEKDDFLNKQNESASAELAQVESVNQKQREEIKNLRTILDDSREYERLLKEQNENLIAKMAQLDSMNKTNQTEIQTLKENKKILNETLTAEVAHLASLREKEQAEIYNLRAAEHVLLCQVKEAQRDKDDLAQKLACVESHRDTQQAEIKKLRSALHDRQEKDDFLNEQNESTAAELARVESVIQEQREEIRNLKTGNQYLQFQVDEAQQLIWNKDEIITKQNMEAAYKQQFIDELYTITTDMKQSIIDLKAQLERREEDEILAGVENFREESRASAENTEQLDSSTPHDEEQIVESLLETPADEPQQIETPAPPAKVKTSRFLPRCAKDLLKTAFHVGIGTMGILFPMWFTCNANPDGCYHLIEPHCRLQPVPRPF, from the coding sequence ATGTCTCAAGATAATAGCAACGCTCCTCAGAGCAGTTTAGGTGTGTCAGAGGAATCATGTCGCCTGTATGTGTCAGAGGAAGCAGCAAAGCAAGACACACAGGAGCACCTACGACAAGTTCAACAGCTGGAAATCAGATGCAGAAGCTCACAGGTGCAAAACACTAACTTCCAATCAAAGGTAAGGGAATTTGAGTTGAAGTTAAAAAAGGTAAAGGAGGTGGAGACAGATATAGCACACACTTCCCAGAATGTCATACAACATCCACTCAAGACCAAGTCAAGTCTTAGGACAGCAGTTAAGTTACTTCAagtaaatgaagagaaaaataagcTGCAGGCAGAACTGACTCGGGTCTCAAAACTTCTGTCCAAGGATGAAGGTGTCAGGGACAAAAATGACCCGTATGTCAGGAAGCTGGAAGAGGAGAATTCCAGTTTGAGGGAGCAGAATGAAAATATGACTGCTGAGCTTGCCCACCTCGAATCcctcagagagaaacaaaggcCTGAAAATAAAAGTCTAAGTTCAGAAGTTCATGGTCTGAAGGAAAATGAGGAAATCTGCACTGCTGAGGTGGCTCATCTTGAATCTCTGCAAGAGAAAGAACAAGCAGAGATTAATAATCTGACGGCTGAAGAGTGTGACGTAACACTGAGGCTGGCTGATGTTGAATCTCAGAGGGACAAACAACAGGCAGAATTCGAAAAGTTGAGGTCAGCACTGCATGATTGTCATGAAAAGGAAGACTTTTTGAGTAAGCAGAATGAGAGCACTGCTGCTGAGCTGGCACAAGTTGAATCTTTAAATCAGAAACAAAGTGAAGAGATTAAAAACCTGAGGGCAAAATTGGAAGATTCTCAAGACAAAGAGAAGCTTTTGAAAGAGCAGAATGAGAATCTCATCACAGAAATGGCTAAACTTGAGTCTGTGAGTAAGACAAATCAAACAGAGATTCAAACACAGcaggaaaatgagaaaatcttaAATGAGACCCTCACTGCTGAGGTGGCTCGTCTTGAATCTCTGCgagagaaagaacaagaagagaTTAATAATCTGAGGGCAGCAGAGTGTGAACTAACACAGAAGCTGGCCAATGTTGAATCTGTAAATCAGAAACAAAGTGAAGAGATTAAAAACCTGAAGACAAAATTGGTAGATTCTCAGGACAATGAGAAGCATTTGAATGAGCAGAATGAGAATCTCACTGCTGAAAAGGTTCAACTTGATTCTGTGaataagacaaaacaagcagagaTTCAAACACTGAACGTAGATGTTCATGATCtgaaggaaaatgtgaaaatccTACATGAGAAGACAGAGACCCTCACTGCTGAGGTGACTCATCTTGAATCTCGGctagagaaaaaacaagcagagaTTTGTAATCTGAAGGCAGTAGAGCGTAATCTTCAGTGTCAACTGGAAGATGCTCAGGAGGTTAAAGATGACTTAACACAGAAGCTGGCCAATGTTGAATCTCAGAGGGacaaaaaacaggcagaaaTCGAAAAGTTGAGGTCAGCACTGCTTGATGGACAGGAAAAGGAAGATTTTTCAAATAAGCAGAGTGAGAACACTGCTTCTGAGCTGGCACGAGTTGAGTCTGTAAATCAGAAACAAAGGGAAGAGATTAAAAACCTGAGGACAAAATTGCAAGGTTCTCAGGACAATGAGAAGCATTTGAATGAGCAGAATGAGAATCTCATTGCTGAAAAGGCTCACTTTGACTCTAtgaatcagacaaaacaagcagagaTTCAGAAACTtaaggaaaatgtgaaaatccTAAATGAGAAGAAAGAGACCCTCACTGCTGAGGTGGCCCATCTTAAATCTCTGCAAGAGGAAGACCAAGCAGAGATTTATAGTTTGAGGGCAGTAGAGCGTGATCTTCTGTGTCAAGTGAAAGAGGCTCAAAGGGATAAAGATGACCTATCACAGAAGCTGGCCTGTGTTGCATCTCAGAGGGACAAACAACAGGCAGAAATCGAAAGGTTAAGGTCAGCACTGCATGATTGTCAGGAAAAGGATGACTTTTTCAATAAGCAGAATGAGAGCACTGCTGCTGAGCTGGCACAAGTTAAATCTGTAAATCAGAAACAAAGTGAAGAGATTAGAAACCTGAAGACAAAACTGGAAGATTCTCAGGACAATGAGAAACTTTTGAAAGAGCAGAATGAGAATCTCATTGCTGTAATGGCTCAACTTGAGTCTGTGAGTAAGACAAATCAAACAGAGATtcaaacacaggaggaaaatgagaaaatcttaAATGAGACCCTCAATGCTGAGGTGGTTTATCATGAATCTCTgcaagagagagaacaggtggagaTTAATAATCTGAGGGCAGCAGAGCGTGAACTAACACAGAAGCTGGCTGATGTTGAATCTCAGAGGGACAAACAACAGGCAGAAATTGAAAAGTTGAGGTCAGCACTGCATGATTGTCAGGAAAAGGACGACTTTTTGAATAAGCAGAATGAGAGCGCTTCTGCTGAGCTGGCACAAGTTGAATCTGTAAATCAGAAACAACGCGAAGAGATTAAAAACCTGAGGACAATTTTGGATGATTCTAGGGAATATGAGAGGCTTTTGAAAGAGCAGAATGAGAATCTCATTGCTAAAATGGCTCAACTTGATTCTATGAATAAGACAAATCAAACAGAGATTCAAACACTgaaggaaaataagaaaatcctaAATGAGACCCTCACTGCTGAGGTGGCTCATCTTGCATCTCTGCGAGAGAAAGAACAAGCAGAGATTTATAATCTGAGGGCAGCAGAGCACGTTCTTCTATGTCAAGTGAAAGAGGCTCAAAGGGATAAAGATGACCTAGCACAGAAGCTGGCCTGTGTTGAATCTCACAGGGACACACAACAGGCAGAAATCAAAAAGTTGAGGTCAGCACTACATGATCGTCAGGAAAAGGATGACTTTTTGAATGAGCAGAATGAGAGCACTGCTGCTGAGCTGGCACGAGTTGAATCTGTAATTCAGGAACAAAGGGAAGAGATTAGAAACCTGAAGACAGGAAATCAGTATCTTCAGTTCCAAGTGGATGAGGCTCAGCAACTCATCTGGAATAAAGATGAGATAATAACTAAGCAAAATATGGAAGCTGCTTATAAGCAGCAATTCATAGACGAGCTTTACACTATCACAACTGATATGAAACAATCAATCATCGATCTTAAAGCCcagttggagaggagagaggaggatgaaataCTAGCTGGAGTGGAGAATTTCAGAGAGGAATCCAGGGCTTCTGCTGAAAATACAGAGCAACTGGATTCTTCAACACCTCATGATGAGGAGCAGATAGTTGAAAGCCTCCTAGAGACTCCAGCTGACGAACCTCAGCAGATTGAAACTCCGGCTCCACCTGCGAAGGTTAAGACTAGTCGTTTTTTGCCCCGCTGTGCTAAAGACCTACTGAAAACAGCTTTTCATGTAGGAATCGGCACCATGGGTATACTTTTTCCGATGTGGTTCACCTGCAATGCAAACCCTGATGGCTGCTACCACCTGATAGAGCCCCACTGCAGGTTACAACCAGTCCCTCGTCCTTTCTAA